A part of Leifsonia xyli subsp. xyli str. CTCB07 genomic DNA contains:
- the rpmI gene encoding 50S ribosomal protein L35 yields the protein MPKQKTHSGAKKRFKITGSGKVMKQQAGMRHNLEVKGSDRKRRLNADQVVPEVDAKFVRRMLGK from the coding sequence ATGCCCAAGCAGAAGACCCACTCCGGCGCCAAGAAGCGCTTCAAGATCACCGGCAGCGGCAAAGTCATGAAGCAGCAGGCCGGTATGCGCCACAACCTGGAGGTCAAGGGGAGCGACCGCAAGCGCCGCCTGAACGCCGACCAGGTGGTCCCCGAGGTGGACGCCAAGTTCGTCCGCCGGATGCTCGGCAAGTGA
- a CDS encoding sensor histidine kinase yields MIGGFRVRLAAAIALAFTALGAAFVAAEYAILSRVFDSSVALATTGEIEAFGAIGDVPGCAGEVDDGVVCSGDGAGRLLSETIGSGFLAWSLLILAGFVLVSAVAAWLIARGTARRLGEMAEAVGAVSERDLSRRLRLRGPRDEVRALADRIDSTLERLDAAFARQERFLGNASYELRTPLATGRAALEAPLTQGRLAPEVEPSVRRAIRSYLRMEEAVEGLLLVARVGELGDADVEAVPIAEVLARTAGDIEGEARERGVRVREGVRPGLAVCGSAPAVDVAVRNILLNAVRHNIDGGFVRIDVERAAAGSAVAIRVENSGARYEAEEALRLLEPFNRGVASRKGGAKGILGSSGCCNIWSF; encoded by the coding sequence GTGATCGGAGGCTTCCGGGTGCGGCTCGCCGCTGCGATCGCCCTCGCCTTCACCGCGCTGGGAGCGGCTTTCGTGGCCGCGGAGTACGCGATCCTCTCGCGCGTCTTCGATTCGAGCGTGGCGCTGGCGACGACGGGGGAGATCGAGGCCTTCGGCGCGATCGGCGATGTCCCCGGGTGCGCGGGCGAGGTCGATGACGGCGTCGTCTGCTCCGGCGACGGAGCGGGGCGGCTGCTCTCCGAGACCATCGGGTCCGGTTTCCTCGCCTGGTCGCTGCTGATTCTGGCGGGGTTCGTCCTCGTCTCTGCCGTCGCAGCGTGGCTCATCGCGCGCGGAACCGCCCGCCGCCTCGGCGAGATGGCCGAAGCCGTCGGCGCGGTGTCGGAGCGCGATCTCTCCCGCCGTCTCCGGCTCCGCGGACCGCGTGACGAGGTGCGGGCGCTCGCCGACCGCATCGACTCGACTCTGGAGCGGCTGGATGCGGCGTTCGCTCGGCAGGAGCGGTTCCTCGGGAACGCCTCGTACGAGCTGCGGACGCCGCTTGCCACGGGTCGTGCGGCTCTGGAGGCGCCGCTGACGCAGGGGCGCCTCGCTCCGGAGGTCGAGCCGTCCGTGCGGCGGGCCATCCGGTCCTATCTGCGCATGGAGGAGGCGGTGGAGGGTTTGCTGCTGGTGGCGCGGGTGGGGGAGCTGGGCGACGCCGATGTCGAGGCGGTGCCCATCGCGGAGGTTCTCGCGCGCACGGCAGGAGACATCGAGGGCGAGGCGCGCGAGCGGGGAGTGCGTGTGCGAGAGGGGGTCCGGCCGGGCCTCGCGGTCTGCGGCTCCGCGCCGGCGGTGGATGTGGCCGTGCGCAACATCCTGCTCAACGCCGTCCGGCACAACATCGACGGCGGATTCGTTCGCATCGATGTCGAGCGAGCGGCTGCCGGCTCTGCGGTCGCCATCCGCGTCGAGAACTCGGGGGCCCGCTATGAGGCGGAGGAGGCGCTCAGGCTGCTGGAGCCCTTCAACCGCGGCGTAGCGTCGCGGAAGGGCGGGGCGAAAGGGATCTTGGGTTCTAGCGGTTGTTGCAACATCTGGAGTTTCTAG
- a CDS encoding phosphoribosyltransferase has protein sequence MTSELDDSHACALTESAETEREVLGWLEFGEASRHLAGEVLESGFEPDLVVAIARGGLMLAGAVSYALGVKACGLLNVEFYTGFDERLPEPVLLPPVFDAAALDAKRVLLVDDVADSGRTLAMVIDLIAASGAEIRTACLYAKSQTVIVPDFLWRRTDRWIVFPWSALPPVTATY, from the coding sequence GTGACCAGCGAACTCGATGATTCACATGCATGCGCTCTCACGGAGTCAGCGGAGACGGAGCGCGAAGTCCTCGGCTGGCTCGAGTTCGGGGAAGCCTCGCGCCATCTCGCGGGCGAGGTGCTCGAATCCGGATTCGAGCCGGATCTCGTCGTCGCCATCGCGCGCGGCGGGCTGATGCTCGCCGGGGCTGTCTCCTACGCGCTCGGCGTCAAAGCCTGCGGCCTGCTCAACGTCGAGTTCTACACGGGTTTCGACGAGCGCCTGCCCGAGCCCGTCCTGCTCCCGCCGGTGTTCGACGCCGCCGCCCTCGACGCGAAGCGCGTGCTGCTCGTGGATGATGTCGCCGACTCCGGCCGCACGCTGGCGATGGTGATCGACCTGATCGCCGCCTCGGGCGCGGAGATTCGCACCGCCTGCCTGTACGCGAAGTCGCAGACCGTGATCGTCCCCGATTTCCTCTGGCGTCGCACCGACCGCTGGATCGTCTTCCCCTGGTCGGCGCTGCCGCCCGTGACGGCCACCTACTGA
- a CDS encoding nucleotidyltransferase family protein — protein MTPDPDPPLGVPLSAAVPLAHALVREVAERNGIRILFVKGPVLAAQGLRAPRVSVDVDVWADPARFDDLIAALREFGWTRRAESRSWQLFITHSVTLVRSGWPCDIDVHDRFPGAFADPQLVFETLWT, from the coding sequence ATGACTCCCGACCCGGACCCTCCCCTCGGCGTGCCTCTGAGTGCGGCCGTTCCCCTCGCCCATGCGCTCGTGCGCGAGGTGGCCGAGCGCAACGGCATCCGCATCCTGTTCGTCAAAGGTCCGGTGCTCGCGGCGCAGGGGCTGCGAGCACCGCGCGTGTCGGTGGATGTGGATGTCTGGGCCGACCCGGCCCGGTTCGACGACCTCATCGCGGCGCTGCGTGAGTTCGGCTGGACGCGCCGCGCGGAGTCGCGCAGCTGGCAGCTGTTCATCACGCACTCGGTGACGCTGGTGCGGTCGGGCTGGCCGTGCGACATCGATGTCCACGACCGGTTCCCGGGTGCTTTCGCCGACCCGCAGCTCGTGTTCGAGACCCTGTGGACGTAG
- a CDS encoding GNAT family N-acetyltransferase: MLEEEYETRRALPRHLRKRELPEASFEYAIREARAEDLPHVREIYNHYVANSTVTFDEDAMTLPEWKSKFGYLHKLGMPFIVAESPSGQVLGYALVSPWKQKRAYRYTVENSIYLGAASTGKGLGPALLQELIDRSKAAGLKEMIAVIADKGAEASITMHENFGFTEIGRMGRVGYKFERWLGTVLMQRSLK; encoded by the coding sequence GTGCTGGAAGAGGAATACGAGACGCGCCGGGCGCTTCCGCGGCATCTGCGTAAGCGGGAGCTGCCGGAGGCGTCGTTCGAGTACGCGATTCGCGAGGCGCGGGCCGAGGACCTCCCGCATGTCCGCGAGATCTACAACCACTACGTCGCCAACAGCACGGTCACATTCGATGAGGATGCGATGACGCTGCCGGAATGGAAAAGCAAATTCGGCTACCTGCACAAGCTCGGGATGCCGTTCATCGTCGCCGAGTCGCCGTCCGGTCAGGTGCTGGGGTACGCGCTCGTCTCCCCGTGGAAGCAGAAGCGGGCTTACCGCTACACCGTGGAGAACTCGATCTACCTGGGTGCGGCCTCCACCGGCAAAGGTCTCGGCCCGGCGCTCCTGCAGGAGCTCATCGATCGCTCGAAAGCGGCGGGTCTTAAGGAGATGATCGCCGTCATCGCCGACAAGGGAGCCGAAGCGTCGATCACAATGCACGAGAACTTCGGTTTCACCGAGATCGGCCGCATGGGCCGCGTCGGTTACAAGTTCGAGCGCTGGCTCGGGACGGTGCTTATGCAGAGGTCGCTGAAATAG
- a CDS encoding ATP-binding cassette domain-containing protein, translated as MSPRRTALDHAVFPLLTRGLSRRQAEAEGLRTLALFGLESVAHRPFRALSGGEAQRLMLARAVSAAPGLLLVDEPTAQLDTHTAHEVSATLGQVASSGSIVVVATHDPDTRAACTRVFDLIDYAPSERSAA; from the coding sequence GTGTCCCCCCGGCGCACCGCCCTCGACCACGCGGTGTTCCCTCTGCTCACCCGCGGTCTCTCGCGCCGCCAAGCGGAGGCGGAAGGGCTGCGCACCCTCGCACTGTTCGGTCTCGAATCCGTCGCACACCGGCCGTTTCGAGCGCTCTCCGGGGGCGAAGCGCAGCGTCTGATGCTCGCCAGGGCGGTCAGCGCGGCGCCCGGCCTGCTCCTGGTCGACGAGCCGACCGCGCAACTCGACACGCACACAGCCCACGAAGTCAGCGCCACGCTCGGCCAGGTCGCCAGCAGCGGCTCCATCGTGGTCGTCGCGACCCACGACCCGGACACGCGCGCTGCCTGCACCCGCGTGTTCGACCTGATCGACTACGCGCCCTCTGAGCGGAGCGCCGCATGA
- the infC gene encoding translation initiation factor IF-3, producing the protein MVADGPSHAKHRSTQRRHTISEPRTNDRIRVPEVRLVGPSGEQVGVVKIEVAIRLAQEADLDLVEVAPNSKPPVAKIMDYGKFKYEAAQKAKEARRNQANTILKEVRFRLKIDKHDYETKRKRAEGFLQAGDKVKAMILFRGREQSRPEQGVRLLQRFAEDVAELGTVESNPTIDGRNMVMIISPLKNKSEAKAEANAQRAASKARAQGRAQDAVAEPAAAAQSETDSPQREDDPEEK; encoded by the coding sequence ATCGTCGCCGATGGTCCGAGCCATGCGAAGCATCGCTCGACTCAGAGGAGACACACCATCAGCGAACCCCGTACGAATGACCGTATCCGCGTCCCCGAAGTACGACTCGTTGGCCCCAGCGGAGAGCAGGTCGGCGTCGTCAAGATCGAGGTCGCCATCCGACTCGCGCAGGAGGCGGATCTCGACCTCGTCGAGGTCGCGCCGAACTCCAAGCCGCCGGTCGCCAAGATCATGGACTACGGCAAGTTCAAGTACGAGGCTGCGCAGAAGGCCAAGGAGGCCCGGCGCAACCAGGCGAACACCATCCTCAAAGAGGTCCGGTTCCGCCTCAAGATCGACAAGCACGACTACGAGACCAAGCGCAAGCGCGCCGAAGGCTTCCTCCAGGCCGGCGACAAGGTGAAGGCCATGATCCTCTTCCGGGGCCGTGAGCAGTCGCGTCCGGAGCAGGGCGTCCGCCTCCTCCAGCGCTTCGCGGAGGATGTCGCCGAACTCGGCACCGTCGAGTCGAACCCGACCATCGACGGCCGCAACATGGTGATGATCATCAGCCCGCTGAAGAACAAGTCCGAGGCCAAGGCCGAGGCAAACGCACAACGTGCCGCATCCAAGGCGCGCGCCCAGGGGCGCGCCCAGGACGCGGTTGCTGAGCCGGCCGCCGCCGCTCAGTCCGAGACGGATTCCCCGCAGCGCGAGGATGACCCTGAGGAGAAATAA
- a CDS encoding IS30 family transposase, which produces MRSLEAALHPRFLSLQERELIRDLTRAGLSLCRVAAKLGRSVSTISREIRRNQLPGEGGYHPYVAHRKAASRRPRPKATRLVRNPQLRSYVQRKLTLRWSPEQISRSLIREFPGDAEMRVAHETIYQAFYVQGRGQLRRELTMVLRTGRAKRKPHRSGAARRHRFADPMVMISDRPAEIEDRAVPGHWEGDLIIGGHRNSAIGTLVERSTRFVMLIHLPIDRTAESVRDGLISAVKTLPRELRRSITWDQGSEMAAHKSFTIATDIPVYFCDPASPWQRGSNENTNGLLRQYFPKGKGTDLARFTATDLTNVAHELNTRPRKTLGWETPAERLAKLLAS; this is translated from the coding sequence ATGCGTTCGCTCGAAGCCGCACTCCACCCACGATTCCTCTCCCTGCAGGAGCGTGAGCTGATCCGGGACCTGACCAGGGCCGGCCTTTCGTTGTGTCGGGTCGCGGCCAAGCTTGGTCGCTCGGTGTCGACGATCAGTCGAGAGATTCGCCGGAATCAGCTTCCTGGAGAGGGCGGCTACCATCCATACGTGGCGCATCGGAAAGCGGCCAGCCGCCGACCGCGACCGAAAGCCACGAGGCTGGTCCGCAATCCGCAGCTGCGCAGTTACGTTCAACGGAAGCTGACGCTACGTTGGTCGCCGGAGCAGATCAGCCGGTCGCTGATCCGCGAGTTCCCCGGCGATGCGGAGATGCGCGTGGCGCACGAGACGATCTATCAAGCCTTCTACGTGCAGGGCCGTGGACAACTCCGCCGCGAGCTCACGATGGTGCTGCGGACCGGCCGGGCCAAGCGGAAACCGCATCGTTCTGGCGCCGCTCGCAGACATCGTTTCGCGGATCCGATGGTAATGATCTCCGACCGTCCCGCCGAAATCGAGGACCGCGCCGTTCCCGGACATTGGGAAGGCGACCTCATCATCGGCGGACACCGCAACAGCGCCATCGGCACCCTCGTGGAACGCTCCACCCGGTTCGTGATGCTGATCCATCTCCCCATCGATCGCACCGCAGAATCCGTCCGGGACGGACTGATCAGCGCCGTCAAGACACTCCCACGCGAACTCCGTCGCTCGATCACCTGGGACCAGGGCTCGGAAATGGCAGCTCACAAGTCGTTCACGATAGCCACCGACATCCCGGTCTACTTCTGCGACCCCGCGAGTCCCTGGCAACGCGGCAGCAACGAGAACACCAACGGACTCCTTCGCCAATACTTCCCCAAGGGAAAGGGAACAGACCTCGCCCGATTCACCGCAACCGACCTGACGAACGTCGCCCACGAGCTCAACACCCGCCCACGCAAAACGCTCGGCTGGGAAACCCCAGCCGAACGCCTCGCTAAACTACTCGCCAGCTAA
- a CDS encoding transposase produces MSRLRRSAGKRKYTQAEREAFFVIFKESRSTTIAARELGFNPATCAQWVRKAGLASHGYTGGGMSAHPCKDEYLELRSSGLSRREAVGRVGISPNTGYLWDSRTGDAFIQMVAWSITKTGCLSLLILFSGRRCVRSKPHSTHDSSPCRSVS; encoded by the coding sequence GTGTCCCGTTTAAGGCGCAGTGCGGGGAAGAGGAAGTACACCCAGGCGGAGCGTGAAGCCTTCTTCGTCATTTTCAAGGAGTCCAGGAGTACGACGATCGCGGCGAGGGAGCTAGGGTTCAACCCCGCGACGTGCGCGCAATGGGTTCGCAAGGCGGGCCTGGCTAGTCACGGCTACACCGGCGGCGGCATGAGCGCGCACCCATGCAAGGACGAGTACCTGGAGCTGCGGAGCAGCGGGCTCTCGCGCCGCGAAGCGGTGGGACGAGTCGGAATCAGCCCGAACACGGGATACCTCTGGGACAGTCGAACGGGCGACGCATTTATCCAGATGGTCGCGTGGTCGATTACAAAGACAGGGTGCCTGTCGTTGTTGATCCTGTTCAGCGGGCGTCGATGCGTTCGCTCGAAGCCGCACTCCACCCACGATTCCTCTCCCTGCAGGAGCGTGAGCTGA
- the rplT gene encoding 50S ribosomal protein L20, translating into MARVKRAVNAHKKRRVILERAEGYRGQRSRLYRKAKEQVTHSLVYAYRDRRQKKGDFRRLWIQRINAASRANGLTYNRFIQGLGLAGVEVDRRILAELAVNEPATFTALVETAKKALPADTSAPKADAAA; encoded by the coding sequence ATGGCAAGAGTGAAGAGGGCTGTCAACGCCCACAAGAAGCGTCGGGTCATCCTCGAGCGCGCCGAGGGCTACCGCGGTCAGCGGTCGCGCCTCTACCGCAAGGCCAAGGAGCAGGTCACCCACTCGCTGGTCTACGCGTACCGCGACCGCCGCCAGAAGAAGGGCGACTTCCGCCGTCTCTGGATCCAGCGCATCAACGCCGCCAGCCGCGCCAACGGCCTCACCTACAACCGCTTCATCCAGGGCCTCGGCCTGGCCGGTGTCGAGGTGGACCGCCGCATCCTCGCTGAGCTGGCCGTGAACGAGCCCGCGACCTTCACGGCCCTCGTCGAGACCGCCAAGAAGGCCCTGCCCGCCGACACCTCTGCCCCCAAGGCGGATGCTGCGGCGTAA
- a CDS encoding response regulator transcription factor — MRVLVVEDEPDLAETLREALTVDGFVVDVAGDGRQALDFLETQPFDLVVLDRDLPEVSGDEVCRLLVERGSIVRILMLTASVDLADRVRGLELGADDYLVKPFAYAELVARLRALARRSGRAAGSVVVVGALRVDVTRRIADVEGFPVALMPKEFSVLEALALHDGAGLTAERLLAMAWAEPYERTVGAVRVVVHSLRRKLGPALRIESAPGYGYRLERP; from the coding sequence GTGCGTGTGCTCGTCGTCGAAGACGAGCCGGATCTTGCGGAAACGCTGCGCGAGGCTCTGACCGTGGACGGTTTCGTCGTCGATGTCGCCGGCGATGGGCGGCAGGCGCTGGACTTTCTCGAGACCCAGCCTTTCGACCTCGTCGTCCTTGATCGCGATCTGCCGGAGGTGTCCGGCGACGAGGTGTGCCGGCTGCTGGTCGAGCGCGGGTCGATCGTCCGCATCCTGATGCTGACCGCATCCGTCGATCTGGCCGATCGCGTGCGCGGTCTCGAGCTGGGGGCGGACGACTACCTCGTGAAGCCGTTCGCCTACGCCGAACTCGTCGCGCGCCTGAGAGCCCTCGCCCGCCGGAGCGGCCGGGCCGCCGGGTCCGTGGTGGTTGTGGGCGCCCTCAGAGTGGATGTGACCCGCCGCATCGCCGACGTCGAAGGGTTCCCCGTCGCCCTGATGCCCAAAGAGTTCTCTGTGTTGGAGGCGCTGGCGCTCCATGACGGGGCGGGGCTGACCGCGGAGCGTTTGCTGGCGATGGCGTGGGCAGAGCCCTATGAGCGCACGGTCGGAGCGGTTCGCGTCGTCGTGCATTCTCTGCGTCGCAAACTCGGACCGGCGTTGCGCATCGAGAGCGCGCCGGGGTACGGCTACCGGCTGGAGCGGCCGTGA
- a CDS encoding peptidoglycan-binding domain-containing protein → MGGSLLILGVAVTLSAAAITAAAETPEQRDPVLRAAAPARSAPATAQEFRDERTVTASLTVTADRPLPDPRSGIVTRADAGPGATIASGTTPLALDGAPVLALHTDVPLYRDLTASDRGEDVSALQRELARLGHDLTVTGRFDAATGRGLQTLEKKAGFPAPDRSLSRTDILWLPAPSVSVGAWSAVWGASAQAGETLGTLPGALTAVTLTPRPTALTPGSRTLTLWGQKGPLDDSLRSTDPDFLARLSATTDYRVMLAATEDNRQATGATALDEPLSTVKVPAAAVFGVDGSRGCIQSPSGVQAVEVVGAALGATLVTLPAEAPAPTTVRIGTGVAAKACR, encoded by the coding sequence GTGGGAGGGTCCCTCCTCATCCTCGGTGTGGCCGTCACCCTCTCGGCGGCCGCGATCACCGCGGCCGCCGAGACACCTGAGCAGCGCGACCCGGTGCTGCGTGCCGCGGCTCCGGCGCGGAGCGCTCCCGCGACGGCCCAGGAGTTCCGCGACGAACGGACGGTCACAGCGTCGCTGACGGTGACCGCCGACCGGCCGCTGCCCGACCCCCGGTCGGGGATCGTGACACGCGCGGATGCCGGCCCCGGCGCGACGATCGCTTCGGGAACGACGCCTCTGGCCCTCGACGGCGCGCCGGTCCTCGCGCTTCACACCGATGTCCCGCTCTACCGCGACCTCACCGCCAGCGACCGCGGCGAGGATGTGTCCGCCCTGCAACGCGAACTCGCCCGGCTGGGACACGACCTCACCGTCACCGGGCGGTTCGACGCGGCCACCGGGCGAGGGCTCCAGACGCTCGAAAAGAAGGCGGGCTTCCCCGCGCCCGACCGTTCGCTCTCCCGCACCGACATCCTCTGGCTGCCCGCACCGAGCGTGAGCGTCGGCGCGTGGAGCGCTGTGTGGGGTGCGAGCGCGCAAGCGGGCGAAACGCTCGGAACGCTGCCCGGCGCTCTGACCGCGGTGACGCTCACGCCGCGCCCCACCGCGCTCACGCCGGGGAGCCGGACGCTGACCCTGTGGGGGCAGAAGGGGCCTCTGGACGACAGCCTCCGATCCACCGATCCCGATTTCCTCGCCCGGCTCAGCGCGACCACCGACTATCGGGTCATGCTCGCAGCGACGGAGGACAATCGCCAAGCGACCGGGGCGACCGCCCTCGATGAGCCCCTCAGCACCGTCAAGGTGCCCGCCGCGGCGGTCTTCGGCGTCGACGGCTCCCGGGGCTGCATCCAGTCGCCGTCCGGTGTGCAGGCGGTCGAGGTGGTCGGGGCAGCGCTGGGGGCGACACTCGTCACGCTTCCCGCCGAAGCCCCGGCGCCGACGACGGTCCGCATCGGCACGGGAGTCGCAGCGAAGGCCTGCCGATGA
- a CDS encoding uracil-DNA glycosylase: MPKSLAELAADGSMDPGWAEALAPVADRIAAMGDFLRAEVAAGRPYLPAGANVLRAFRAPFADVRVLIVGQDPYPTPGHPIGLSFAVERQVYPLPRSLQNIYQELRDDLGLAPPPHGDLSAWSGNGVMLLNRVLTVRPGAPASHRGKGWEPITEHAIRSLVARGRPFVSILWGRDASTLKPLLGGNPAIESPHPSPLSASRGFFGSKPFSRANALLERVGERPVDWALSP; encoded by the coding sequence ATGCCGAAATCTCTCGCCGAACTCGCCGCAGATGGGTCGATGGACCCGGGCTGGGCTGAGGCTCTCGCCCCCGTCGCCGATCGCATCGCCGCAATGGGCGATTTCCTCCGCGCGGAGGTCGCGGCCGGCCGGCCGTACCTGCCCGCCGGCGCCAACGTCCTGCGCGCCTTCCGCGCGCCGTTCGCCGATGTGCGGGTCCTCATCGTCGGCCAGGACCCGTACCCCACCCCCGGGCACCCCATCGGTCTCTCGTTCGCTGTCGAGCGGCAGGTGTACCCGCTGCCGCGGAGCCTTCAGAACATCTACCAGGAGCTGCGCGACGACCTCGGCCTCGCACCGCCCCCGCACGGCGACCTCAGTGCGTGGTCGGGCAACGGGGTCATGCTGCTCAACCGGGTCCTCACCGTCCGGCCGGGGGCGCCGGCCTCGCACCGCGGCAAGGGGTGGGAGCCGATCACCGAGCATGCCATCCGCTCCCTCGTCGCCCGGGGGCGGCCGTTCGTCAGCATCCTGTGGGGGCGGGACGCCTCGACGCTGAAGCCGCTCCTCGGCGGCAACCCGGCGATCGAGTCGCCCCACCCGAGTCCGCTCTCGGCGTCGCGCGGGTTCTTCGGGTCGAAGCCGTTCTCCCGTGCGAACGCGCTGCTGGAGCGGGTGGGGGAGAGACCGGTCGACTGGGCGCTGTCGCCGTAA
- a CDS encoding PqqD family protein translates to MPVPNRAFHAAIALLHAHREADGVRRAGHLDPLVAILRRWNAAERAELGAAVERIGAAEVLAETCAELGVAVRAPDRPSGEMLVWRLRRSDTHHAVDWMLEVLTAPRRERIAVLRNALFPPREDVMADHPEQSASFADRLRLRRGGRAMRSIPKMLQAIRVARSESVRRAIAESKTPRLAEPEPALTATEAPAAPVPAVEAAVAEAAVADADAPPAIARSGRIAAVADESGDYLLALDRLGEPPMVLAGSASLIWRVLDAVSWTPEGLVLAVASAAGMEPDLIRGDVAGFLATLRRHGLVEEAAAASANAGRNAKNSSPAAASAPHLPAV, encoded by the coding sequence GTGCCGGTCCCGAACCGTGCGTTCCACGCCGCGATCGCACTGCTGCACGCGCACCGGGAGGCCGACGGCGTCCGTCGGGCTGGGCACCTCGACCCGCTCGTCGCGATCCTCCGGCGATGGAATGCCGCCGAACGGGCGGAACTCGGGGCGGCCGTCGAGCGGATCGGTGCCGCGGAGGTGCTCGCGGAGACCTGCGCCGAACTCGGTGTCGCGGTGCGGGCCCCGGATCGGCCGAGCGGTGAGATGCTCGTCTGGCGGCTCCGGCGCAGCGACACCCACCACGCGGTCGACTGGATGCTGGAGGTGCTGACCGCACCACGTCGTGAGCGCATCGCCGTGCTGCGGAACGCCCTCTTCCCGCCCCGCGAGGACGTCATGGCCGATCATCCCGAGCAGTCGGCGTCCTTCGCCGATCGGCTGCGGCTGCGGCGAGGGGGGCGTGCGATGCGCTCGATTCCGAAGATGCTGCAAGCCATCCGGGTCGCGCGCTCGGAGAGCGTGCGACGGGCGATCGCGGAGAGCAAGACGCCTCGCCTCGCGGAGCCGGAGCCCGCTCTGACCGCCACCGAAGCGCCTGCTGCTCCCGTCCCCGCTGTGGAGGCGGCCGTTGCGGAGGCAGCCGTTGCGGATGCCGACGCCCCGCCCGCGATCGCGCGCTCTGGCCGGATCGCGGCTGTCGCCGATGAGTCCGGCGACTATCTCCTCGCGCTCGATCGGCTGGGGGAGCCTCCGATGGTGCTGGCCGGGTCGGCCTCCCTCATTTGGCGTGTGCTCGACGCGGTCAGCTGGACGCCGGAAGGGCTCGTCCTCGCTGTGGCGAGCGCTGCCGGGATGGAGCCCGATCTCATCCGCGGGGATGTCGCCGGCTTCCTGGCGACGCTGCGACGGCACGGCCTGGTCGAGGAGGCTGCCGCTGCCTCCGCGAACGCCGGCCGCAACGCGAAGAACAGCAGCCCAGCCGCGGCGAGTGCGCCGCACCTGCCAGCCGTTTAG